One Solanum lycopersicum chromosome 2, SLM_r2.1 genomic region harbors:
- the LOC101262760 gene encoding F-box/kelch-repeat protein At1g30090 encodes MQRVRVSSHQAPVQRLGDSQMTLSPKFRLAAKQSDLLDPSFDLEMWRKGEPLIPGLPDDVALNCLLRIPVNDHMNCRVVCKRWYSLFATKDRFFSRRKELGFHDPWLFVFAFHKTSGKIQWKVFDLKNSSWHTIPAMPCKEKVCPHGFRCICFPHDGVLYVCGGVASDVDCPLNLVVKYEVRRNRWTVMKKMITARSFFASGVIDGMIYVAGGNSTHLFELDSAEVLDPDEGIWCPVANMGTNMASYDSAVLNGKLLVTEGWFWPFYVVPRGQIYDPQTGNWENMASGLREGWTGSSVVLYGRLFVVSEHERTKLKVYEPENDSWDTVEGLPLPEQICKPFSVDCCDNRIVVVGRNLHVAIGHIKSLQPSSKRCSFAVYWQVVDAPASLSDFTPSSAQVLFA; translated from the coding sequence atgcaaagAGTTAGGGTATCATCACATCAAGCTCCAGTGCAAAGGCTAGGAGATTCACAAATGACATTGTCTCCAAAGTTTAGGTTAGCTGCAAAGCAATCTGATTTACTTGATCCTTCATTTGATTTAGAAATGTGGCGAAAGGGAGAACCCTTAATTCCTGGACTTCCAGATGATGTTGCTCTCAACTGTCTCCTTAGGATACCTGTCAATGACCATATGAACTGTAGGGTTGTATGTAAGCGATGGTATTCGCTCTTTGCTACGAAAGATAGATTCTTTTCTCGAAGGAAGGAGCTTGGGTTTCATGATCCTTGGCTTTTTGTCTTTGCCTTTCATAAAACTAGTGGGAAAATTCAGTGGAAAGTTTTTGATCTAAAAAACTCTTCTTGGCATACTATCCCTGCGATGCCGTGCAAGGAAAAAGTGTGTCCCCATGGATTTAGGTGTATCTGCTTTCCCCATGACGGCGTTCTCTATGTTTGTGGTGGGGTAGCCTCTGATGTTGATTGTCCCCTTAATTTGGTGGTTAAGTATGAAGTTCGCAGAAACCGTTGGACTGTTATGAAGAAGATGATCACAGCTAGGTCCTTTTTTGCCAGTGGAGTAATTGATGGGATGATTTATGTTGCTGGAGGAAATAGCACACATCTTTTTGAGCTGGACTCTGCGGAAGTCTTGGATCCTGATGAAGGGATTTGGTGCCCTGTTGCAAATATGGGAACTAATATGGCCTCATATGACTCTGCAGTTCTTAATGGGAAGCTTCTAGTAACTGAAGGCTGGTTTTGGCCATTTTATGTTGTGCCTAGGGGCCAGATTTATGACCCTCAAACGGGTAATTGGGAGAACATGGCTTCTGGACTTCGAGAAGGTTGGACTGGTTCTAGTGTTGTGCTATATGGGCGATTGTTTGTAGTTTCCGAACACGAGCGCACTAAACTTAAGGTTTATGAACCTGAAAATGATTCCTGGGACACTGTTGAAGGACTTCCACTGCCAGAGCAGATATGTAAACCTTTCTCTGTAGATTGCTGTGACAACCGGATTGTTGTTGTAGGCCGAAATCTTCATGTTGCTATAGGGCATATCAAGAGCCTGCAGCCATCTAGCAAACGTTGCTCATTTGCTGTTTACTGGCAAGTGGTAGATGCTCCTGCATCCCTCTCTGACTTCACGCCATCTAGTGCACAGGTTCTATTTGCTTAG